The following proteins are encoded in a genomic region of Pseudomonas sp. Os17:
- a CDS encoding acyl-CoA dehydrogenase family protein, giving the protein MSACQEYFDPSHQLVRDSVRRFVEREILPEIQQWEEAESFPRELYLKAGAAGILGIGYPEALGGSHEGDLFAKIAASEELMRSGSGGLVAGLGSLDIGLPPIVKWARPEVRERVVPQVLSGEKICALAVTEPSGGSDVANLQTRAVRDGDHYRVSGSKTFITSGVRADYYTVAVRTGEPGYGGISLLLIEKGSPGFTVGRQLKKMGWWASDTAELFFDDCRVPVGNLIGAQNMGFACIMGNFQSERLALALMANMTAQMALEESLKWAREREAFGKPIARFQVLKHRLAEMATALEVSREFTYRQAAQMAAGKSVIKEISMAKNFATDTADRITHDAVQILGGMGYMRDSLVERLYRDNRILSIGGGTREVMNEIISKQMGL; this is encoded by the coding sequence ATGTCTGCCTGCCAGGAATACTTCGACCCCAGCCACCAGTTGGTCCGCGACAGCGTGCGACGCTTCGTCGAGCGCGAAATTCTCCCCGAGATCCAACAGTGGGAGGAGGCTGAAAGCTTTCCCCGTGAGCTGTATCTCAAGGCCGGTGCCGCCGGGATTCTCGGCATCGGCTATCCCGAAGCCCTGGGCGGCAGTCACGAAGGTGATCTGTTCGCCAAGATCGCCGCCAGCGAAGAGTTGATGCGCAGCGGTTCCGGCGGCCTGGTGGCAGGGCTGGGGTCGCTGGATATCGGCCTGCCGCCGATCGTCAAATGGGCCCGCCCCGAAGTGCGTGAGCGGGTTGTGCCCCAGGTGCTGTCCGGAGAGAAGATCTGCGCGCTGGCGGTGACCGAGCCCAGTGGCGGGTCGGACGTGGCCAACCTGCAGACCCGCGCCGTGCGCGACGGCGATCATTATCGGGTCAGCGGCAGCAAGACCTTCATCACCAGTGGCGTGCGCGCCGATTACTACACCGTCGCGGTGCGTACCGGAGAACCGGGCTATGGCGGCATCAGCCTGCTGCTGATCGAGAAGGGCAGTCCCGGTTTCACGGTGGGCCGGCAGTTGAAAAAGATGGGCTGGTGGGCTTCGGACACCGCCGAGCTGTTTTTCGACGATTGTCGGGTGCCGGTGGGCAACCTGATCGGTGCCCAGAACATGGGCTTCGCCTGCATCATGGGCAACTTCCAGAGCGAGCGCCTGGCCCTGGCGCTGATGGCCAACATGACCGCGCAGATGGCGCTGGAGGAGAGCCTGAAGTGGGCCCGGGAGCGCGAGGCGTTCGGCAAGCCCATCGCCAGGTTCCAGGTGCTCAAGCATCGTCTGGCGGAGATGGCCACGGCCCTGGAGGTGTCCCGGGAGTTCACCTATCGCCAGGCCGCACAGATGGCTGCCGGCAAAAGCGTGATCAAGGAGATTTCCATGGCCAAGAACTTCGCCACCGACACCGCCGACCGCATCACCCACGATGCGGTGCAGATACTCGGCGGCATGGGCTACATGCGCGACAGTCTGGTGGAGCGCCTGTACCGGGATAACCGCATCCTCTCCATTGGCGGCGGCACCCGCGAAGTGATGAACGAAATCATCAGCAAGCAGATGGGGCTCTAG
- a CDS encoding adenine phosphoribosyltransferase gives MAFDSFDIKSLIRPVIDFPKPGVIFRDITPLFQSPRALRLVADSFAQRYVEEDFSHIGAMDARGFLIGSIIAYQLNKPLILFRKQGKLPADVLAEGYQTEYGEAFLEVHADSLCEGDSVLMFDDLIATGGTLIAAANLVRRMGAKIYEAAAIIDLPELGGSQKLEDMGIPTFCLTQFSLSER, from the coding sequence ATGGCCTTCGACTCCTTTGACATCAAATCCCTGATCCGCCCCGTCATCGACTTCCCGAAACCCGGGGTGATCTTTCGTGACATCACTCCCCTGTTCCAGTCTCCCCGGGCCCTGCGCCTGGTGGCCGACAGTTTCGCCCAGCGTTATGTCGAAGAAGACTTCAGCCACATCGGCGCCATGGATGCCCGAGGCTTCCTGATCGGCTCGATCATCGCCTACCAGTTGAACAAACCCCTGATTCTGTTCCGCAAACAGGGCAAGCTTCCGGCCGATGTACTGGCCGAGGGTTACCAGACCGAGTACGGCGAAGCCTTCCTTGAAGTGCATGCCGACAGCCTGTGCGAAGGCGACTCGGTGTTGATGTTCGATGACCTGATCGCCACCGGCGGCACCCTGATCGCCGCCGCCAACCTGGTACGACGCATGGGCGCGAAAATCTACGAGGCCGCCGCCATTATCGACCTGCCGGAACTGGGAGGCTCGCAGAAGCTGGAAGACATGGGCATCCCGACGTTCTGCCTGACCCAGTTCTCCCTGAGCGAACGCTAG
- the fnrA gene encoding Crp/Fnr family transcriptional regulator FnrA: protein MSEPVKLRAHNQAHCKDCSLAPLCLPLSLNLEDMDALDEIVKRGRPLKKGEFLFRQGDGFDSVYAVRSGALKTFSLSDSGEEQITGFHLPSELVGLSGMDTESHPVSAQALETTSVCEIPFERLDELALQLPQLRRQLMRVMSREIRDDQQMMLLLSKKTADERIATFLVNLSARFRARGFSANQFRLSMSRNEIGNYLGLAVETVSRVFTRFQQNELIAAEGKEVHILDPIQLCALAGGSVEG from the coding sequence ATGTCCGAGCCAGTTAAACTGCGCGCTCATAACCAGGCCCATTGCAAGGATTGCAGCCTGGCCCCTCTGTGCCTGCCACTTTCCTTGAATTTGGAAGACATGGACGCGCTGGACGAAATCGTCAAACGTGGCCGCCCATTGAAAAAAGGCGAATTTCTGTTCCGTCAGGGTGACGGCTTCGACTCGGTGTATGCCGTGCGTTCGGGCGCCCTGAAAACCTTCAGCCTCAGCGACAGCGGCGAAGAGCAGATCACCGGTTTCCACCTGCCCAGCGAGCTGGTGGGGCTGTCCGGCATGGACACCGAAAGCCATCCGGTTTCGGCCCAGGCCCTGGAAACCACTTCGGTGTGTGAAATCCCCTTCGAACGTCTCGACGAACTGGCCCTGCAACTGCCGCAACTGCGCCGCCAGTTGATGCGCGTCATGAGTCGGGAAATCCGTGACGACCAGCAGATGATGCTGCTGCTGTCGAAAAAGACCGCCGACGAACGCATTGCCACCTTCCTGGTCAACCTGTCGGCCCGGTTCCGCGCTCGCGGCTTCTCGGCCAACCAGTTCCGCCTGAGCATGTCGCGCAATGAAATCGGCAACTACCTGGGCCTGGCGGTGGAAACCGTGTCCCGGGTGTTCACCCGGTTCCAGCAGAACGAACTGATTGCCGCCGAAGGCAAGGAAGTGCACATCCTCGATCCGATCCAGCTGTGCGCCCTGGCCGGGGGCTCGGTGGAAGGCTGA